A window from Thunnus albacares chromosome 19, fThuAlb1.1, whole genome shotgun sequence encodes these proteins:
- the dtnbp1b gene encoding dystrobrevin binding protein 1b isoform X4, producing the protein MHLHLELDAEHAQRVPGAEQGGVPPPQVKLKERQKFFEEAFQQDMEQYLSTGYLQIAERREPIGSMSSMEVNVDMLEQMDLMDMSDHEALDVFLHSGGEDNSAASPVTGPDVESFTTEISLQVPTQAELRHKLSSLSSTCTDSASQDTEAGEEDEEEDEEETEQGGGGGGGVGGSAGGRRRRPPVVVTLDEEEVHPDTALVDSVDQEDQTSKDCEKSRSEV; encoded by the exons ATGCATCTCCACT TGGAGCTGGACGCGGAGCACGCACAGAGAGTCCCCGGGGCAGAACAGGGAGGGGTCCCGCCTCCCCAGGTCAAGCTGAAAGAAAGGCAGAAGTTCTTTGAGGAGGCCTTCCAGCAAGACATGGAGCAGTATCTGTCTACCGGCTACCTACAGATCgctgagaggagag AGCCAATAGGAAGCATGTCGTCCATGGAGGTGAACGTGGACATGCTGGAGCAGATGGATCTGATGGACATGTCTGACCATGAGGCCCTAGATGTGTTTCTGCACTCTGGGGGAGAGGACAACAGTGCTGCCTCTCCTGTCACAG GTCCAGATGTTGAGTCCTTCACCACAGAAATCAGTCTCCAGGTTCCCACCCAGGCCGAGCTGCGCCACAAGCTTTCCTCTCTTTCGTCCACCTGCACTGACTCAGCCAGCCAGGACACGGAGGCaggagaggaggacgaggaagagGACGAAGAGGAGACTGagcaaggaggaggaggaggaggaggcgtcGGAGGATCGGcgggaggaaggaggagaaggcCCCCGGTGGTGGTGACGCTGGACGAAGAGGAAGTGCACCCCGATACAGCGCTGGTGGACAGCGTGGACCAAGAGGACCAGACCAGTAAAGACTGTGAGAAAAGCAGGTCGGAGGTTTGA
- the dtnbp1b gene encoding dystrobrevin binding protein 1b isoform X2, which translates to MSTSPGATDGSQRNSLELDAEHAQRVPGAEQGGVPPPQVKLKERQKFFEEAFQQDMEQYLSTGYLQIAERREPIGSMSSMEVNVDMLEQMDLMDMSDHEALDVFLHSGGEDNSAASPVTGPDVESFTTEISLQVPTQAELRHKLSSLSSTCTDSASQDTEAGEEDEEEDEEETEQGGGGGGGVGGSAGGRRRRPPVVVTLDEEEVHPDTALVDSVDQEDQTSKDCEKSRSEV; encoded by the exons ATGTCCACCTCTCCTGGTGCAACAGACGGGAGCCAAAGGAACTCTT TGGAGCTGGACGCGGAGCACGCACAGAGAGTCCCCGGGGCAGAACAGGGAGGGGTCCCGCCTCCCCAGGTCAAGCTGAAAGAAAGGCAGAAGTTCTTTGAGGAGGCCTTCCAGCAAGACATGGAGCAGTATCTGTCTACCGGCTACCTACAGATCgctgagaggagag AGCCAATAGGAAGCATGTCGTCCATGGAGGTGAACGTGGACATGCTGGAGCAGATGGATCTGATGGACATGTCTGACCATGAGGCCCTAGATGTGTTTCTGCACTCTGGGGGAGAGGACAACAGTGCTGCCTCTCCTGTCACAG GTCCAGATGTTGAGTCCTTCACCACAGAAATCAGTCTCCAGGTTCCCACCCAGGCCGAGCTGCGCCACAAGCTTTCCTCTCTTTCGTCCACCTGCACTGACTCAGCCAGCCAGGACACGGAGGCaggagaggaggacgaggaagagGACGAAGAGGAGACTGagcaaggaggaggaggaggaggaggcgtcGGAGGATCGGcgggaggaaggaggagaaggcCCCCGGTGGTGGTGACGCTGGACGAAGAGGAAGTGCACCCCGATACAGCGCTGGTGGACAGCGTGGACCAAGAGGACCAGACCAGTAAAGACTGTGAGAAAAGCAGGTCGGAGGTTTGA
- the dtnbp1b gene encoding dystrobrevin binding protein 1b isoform X1 — translation MMAGTDATSSTASTNSVELDAEHAQRVPGAEQGGVPPPQVKLKERQKFFEEAFQQDMEQYLSTGYLQIAERREPIGSMSSMEVNVDMLEQMDLMDMSDHEALDVFLHSGGEDNSAASPVTGPDVESFTTEISLQVPTQAELRHKLSSLSSTCTDSASQDTEAGEEDEEEDEEETEQGGGGGGGVGGSAGGRRRRPPVVVTLDEEEVHPDTALVDSVDQEDQTSKDCEKSRSEV, via the exons ATGATGGCAGGAACAGACGCAACAAGTAGCACAGCAAGTACAAACTCAG TGGAGCTGGACGCGGAGCACGCACAGAGAGTCCCCGGGGCAGAACAGGGAGGGGTCCCGCCTCCCCAGGTCAAGCTGAAAGAAAGGCAGAAGTTCTTTGAGGAGGCCTTCCAGCAAGACATGGAGCAGTATCTGTCTACCGGCTACCTACAGATCgctgagaggagag AGCCAATAGGAAGCATGTCGTCCATGGAGGTGAACGTGGACATGCTGGAGCAGATGGATCTGATGGACATGTCTGACCATGAGGCCCTAGATGTGTTTCTGCACTCTGGGGGAGAGGACAACAGTGCTGCCTCTCCTGTCACAG GTCCAGATGTTGAGTCCTTCACCACAGAAATCAGTCTCCAGGTTCCCACCCAGGCCGAGCTGCGCCACAAGCTTTCCTCTCTTTCGTCCACCTGCACTGACTCAGCCAGCCAGGACACGGAGGCaggagaggaggacgaggaagagGACGAAGAGGAGACTGagcaaggaggaggaggaggaggaggcgtcGGAGGATCGGcgggaggaaggaggagaaggcCCCCGGTGGTGGTGACGCTGGACGAAGAGGAAGTGCACCCCGATACAGCGCTGGTGGACAGCGTGGACCAAGAGGACCAGACCAGTAAAGACTGTGAGAAAAGCAGGTCGGAGGTTTGA
- the dtnbp1b gene encoding dystrobrevin binding protein 1b isoform X3 → MMAGTDATSSTASTNSVELDAEHAQRVPGAEQGGVPPPQVKLKERQKFFEEAFQQDMEQYLSTGYLQIAERRGSMSSMEVNVDMLEQMDLMDMSDHEALDVFLHSGGEDNSAASPVTGPDVESFTTEISLQVPTQAELRHKLSSLSSTCTDSASQDTEAGEEDEEEDEEETEQGGGGGGGVGGSAGGRRRRPPVVVTLDEEEVHPDTALVDSVDQEDQTSKDCEKSRSEV, encoded by the exons ATGATGGCAGGAACAGACGCAACAAGTAGCACAGCAAGTACAAACTCAG TGGAGCTGGACGCGGAGCACGCACAGAGAGTCCCCGGGGCAGAACAGGGAGGGGTCCCGCCTCCCCAGGTCAAGCTGAAAGAAAGGCAGAAGTTCTTTGAGGAGGCCTTCCAGCAAGACATGGAGCAGTATCTGTCTACCGGCTACCTACAGATCgctgagaggagag GAAGCATGTCGTCCATGGAGGTGAACGTGGACATGCTGGAGCAGATGGATCTGATGGACATGTCTGACCATGAGGCCCTAGATGTGTTTCTGCACTCTGGGGGAGAGGACAACAGTGCTGCCTCTCCTGTCACAG GTCCAGATGTTGAGTCCTTCACCACAGAAATCAGTCTCCAGGTTCCCACCCAGGCCGAGCTGCGCCACAAGCTTTCCTCTCTTTCGTCCACCTGCACTGACTCAGCCAGCCAGGACACGGAGGCaggagaggaggacgaggaagagGACGAAGAGGAGACTGagcaaggaggaggaggaggaggaggcgtcGGAGGATCGGcgggaggaaggaggagaaggcCCCCGGTGGTGGTGACGCTGGACGAAGAGGAAGTGCACCCCGATACAGCGCTGGTGGACAGCGTGGACCAAGAGGACCAGACCAGTAAAGACTGTGAGAAAAGCAGGTCGGAGGTTTGA